The following are encoded together in the Pseudomonas xantholysinigenes genome:
- the rnc gene encoding ribonuclease III, whose protein sequence is MSASLDRLERKLGYTFKNQDQMLLALTHRSYAGRNNERLEFLGDAILNFVVGEALFERFPQAREGQLSRLRARLVKGETLARLARGFDLGEYLRLGSGELKSGGFRRESILADALEALIGAIYQDADMQTARERILAWLTDEFDGLTLVDTNKDPKTRLQEFLQSRACELPRYEVVDIQGEPHCRTFFVECEVVLLNKKSRGQGVSRRIAEQVAAAAALIALGVENGND, encoded by the coding sequence ATGAGTGCTTCCCTCGATCGCCTGGAGCGCAAGCTCGGCTACACCTTCAAGAACCAGGACCAGATGCTGCTGGCCCTGACCCATCGCAGCTATGCCGGGCGCAATAACGAGCGCCTGGAATTCCTCGGCGATGCCATCCTCAATTTCGTGGTCGGCGAAGCGCTGTTCGAGCGCTTCCCGCAGGCCCGCGAGGGCCAGTTGTCGCGCCTGCGCGCCCGCCTGGTCAAGGGCGAGACCCTGGCCCGGCTGGCCCGCGGCTTCGATTTGGGCGAATACCTGCGCCTGGGCTCGGGCGAACTCAAGAGCGGCGGTTTCCGTCGCGAGTCGATCCTCGCCGACGCCCTCGAGGCGCTGATCGGCGCGATTTACCAGGACGCCGACATGCAGACCGCCCGCGAGCGCATCCTCGCCTGGCTGACCGACGAATTCGACGGCTTGACGCTGGTCGATACCAACAAAGACCCCAAGACCCGCCTGCAGGAGTTCCTGCAGTCGCGTGCCTGTGAGCTGCCGCGCTATGAAGTGGTGGATATCCAGGGCGAACCGCACTGCCGGACTTTCTTCGTCGAATGCGAAGTGGTCCTGCTGAACAAGAAAAGCCGTGGCCAGGGCGTCAGCCGGCGTATCGCCGAGCAGGTCGCCGCCGCCGCCGCATTGATCGCCCTGGGCGTGGAGAATGGCAATGACTGA
- the era gene encoding GTPase Era, with protein sequence MTENTSTRCGYVAIVGRPNVGKSTLLNHILGQKLAITSRKPQTTRHNMLGIKTEGDVQAIYVDTPGMHKANDKALNRYMNRNASAALKDVDVVIFVVDRTKWTDEDQLVLERVQYVTGPLIIAVNKTDRMEEKAELIPHLQWLQEQLPNAEVMPISAQQGHNLEALEAQIAKHLPENEHFFPEDQITDRSSRFLAAELVREKIMRQLGAELPYQITVEIEEFKQQGHVLHIHALILVERDGQKKIIIGDKGERIKRIGSEARKDMEVLFDSKVMLNLWVKVKGGWSDDERALRSLGYGDL encoded by the coding sequence ATGACTGAGAACACTTCGACCCGCTGCGGCTATGTCGCCATCGTCGGTCGCCCCAACGTGGGCAAGTCCACGCTGCTCAACCACATCCTCGGGCAGAAGCTGGCGATTACCTCGCGCAAGCCGCAGACCACCCGCCACAACATGCTTGGCATCAAGACCGAGGGTGACGTGCAGGCGATCTACGTCGACACCCCCGGCATGCACAAGGCCAACGACAAGGCCCTGAACCGCTACATGAACCGCAATGCCTCGGCGGCCCTGAAGGACGTCGACGTGGTGATCTTCGTGGTCGACCGCACCAAGTGGACCGACGAGGATCAACTGGTGCTCGAGCGTGTGCAGTACGTGACCGGCCCGCTGATCATTGCGGTCAACAAGACCGACCGCATGGAAGAGAAGGCCGAGCTGATCCCGCACCTGCAATGGCTGCAGGAACAACTGCCGAATGCCGAAGTGATGCCGATTTCCGCGCAGCAGGGGCATAACCTCGAAGCCTTGGAAGCGCAGATCGCCAAGCACCTGCCGGAAAACGAGCACTTCTTCCCCGAAGACCAGATCACCGACCGCAGCAGCCGCTTCCTCGCCGCCGAACTGGTGCGCGAGAAGATCATGCGCCAGCTCGGCGCCGAGCTGCCGTACCAGATCACCGTGGAAATCGAGGAATTCAAGCAGCAGGGTCACGTGCTGCACATCCACGCGCTGATCCTGGTCGAGCGTGACGGGCAGAAGAAGATCATCATTGGCGACAAGGGCGAGCGTATCAAGCGCATCGGTTCCGAGGCGCGCAAGGACATGGAAGTGCTGTTCGACTCCAAGGTCATGCTCAACCTGTGGGTGAAGGTCAAGGGTGGCTGGTCCGACGACGAGCGCGCGCTGCGTTCGCTGGGTTACGGCGACCTGTAA
- the recO gene encoding DNA repair protein RecO: MDQPTPQPAYVLHSRAYKETSALVDFLTPQGRVRAVLRRARGKGGSLVRPFVPLEVELRGRGELKNVGRLDSSGIAVWLHGDALFSGLYLNELLMRLLPAEAPHPALFEHYTLTLQALAAGRPLEPLLRSFEWRLLDELGYAFALDHDVNDAPVVVDGLYRLQVDAGLERVELFQPGLFQGAELLALAQADWDAPGALLAAKRLMRQALAVHLGPKPLVSRELFRKR, translated from the coding sequence ATGGACCAACCCACCCCTCAACCCGCCTACGTCCTGCACAGCCGTGCCTACAAGGAAACCAGCGCGCTGGTGGACTTTCTCACGCCCCAAGGGCGGGTACGGGCGGTGTTGCGTCGGGCGCGGGGCAAGGGCGGTAGCCTGGTCAGGCCATTCGTGCCGCTTGAGGTGGAGCTGCGCGGGCGCGGCGAGCTGAAGAACGTCGGCCGCCTGGACAGCTCCGGCATTGCCGTCTGGCTGCATGGCGACGCACTGTTCAGCGGGCTTTACCTCAACGAGCTGTTGATGCGCCTGCTGCCCGCCGAGGCGCCGCATCCGGCGCTGTTCGAGCACTACACCTTGACCCTCCAGGCCCTGGCCGCGGGGCGTCCATTGGAGCCGCTGCTGCGCTCCTTCGAATGGCGCCTGCTGGACGAGCTGGGCTATGCCTTCGCCCTGGATCATGACGTCAATGATGCCCCGGTGGTCGTCGATGGCCTTTACCGGCTGCAGGTGGACGCTGGCCTGGAGCGGGTCGAGCTGTTTCAGCCAGGCTTGTTCCAAGGCGCCGAGCTGCTGGCCCTGGCCCAGGCCGACTGGGACGCCCCTGGCGCCTTGCTCGCGGCCAAGCGCCTGATGCGCCAGGCCTTGGCCGTGCATCTGGGGCCCAAGCCACTGGTCAGTCGGGAACTGTTTCGCAAGCGCTGA
- the pdxJ gene encoding pyridoxine 5'-phosphate synthase has translation MLLGVNIDHVATLRQARGTRYPDPVKAALDAEEAGADGITVHLREDRRHIQERDVLLLKDVLQTRMNFEMGVTEEMMVFAERIRPAHICLVPETRQELTTEGGLDVAGQEARIKAAVERLSRTGAEVSLFIDADERQIEASHRVGAPAIELHTGRYADAQTPAEVAEELQRIVDGVAFGVGQGLIVNAGHGLHYHNVEAVAAIKGINELNIGHALVAHALFVGFKAAVAEMKALIVAASR, from the coding sequence ATGCTTCTCGGCGTCAACATCGACCACGTGGCGACCCTGCGCCAGGCCCGGGGCACCCGCTATCCGGACCCGGTCAAGGCCGCGCTGGACGCCGAGGAAGCGGGTGCCGACGGCATTACCGTGCACCTGCGCGAAGACCGCCGGCACATCCAGGAGCGCGACGTGCTGCTGCTCAAGGATGTGCTGCAGACCCGCATGAACTTCGAAATGGGTGTCACCGAAGAGATGATGGTCTTCGCCGAGAGGATTCGTCCGGCGCATATCTGCCTGGTGCCGGAAACCCGTCAGGAGCTGACCACCGAAGGCGGCCTCGATGTGGCCGGCCAGGAAGCGCGGATCAAGGCGGCGGTCGAGCGCCTGTCGCGCACCGGTGCCGAAGTGTCGCTGTTCATCGATGCCGACGAGCGGCAGATCGAGGCCTCGCACCGCGTCGGCGCCCCGGCCATCGAGCTGCACACCGGGCGTTATGCCGATGCTCAGACGCCGGCCGAGGTGGCCGAGGAGCTCCAGCGCATCGTCGATGGCGTGGCGTTCGGTGTTGGCCAGGGGCTGATCGTCAATGCCGGCCATGGCCTGCACTACCACAACGTCGAGGCCGTCGCCGCGATCAAGGGCATCAACGAACTGAACATCGGCCACGCGCTGGTGGCCCATGCGTTGTTCGTCGGCTTCAAGGCGGCGGTGGCCGAGATGAAGGCGCTGATCGTCGCCGCTTCGCGCTGA
- a CDS encoding heavy metal sensor histidine kinase — MKRASLSLRLGLTVTLLGAALVLLLATLAVFALDHELDSRARKDLARKMQQVEHNLRVDLRSDDLSARAHPLLDLVMGHDNLSLSVLAVNGRHPALLSLGPALPSQHLLSLEADNRLTFHAWRDGEDNQILTASRLMRLRDDTPVKVLMSLNRSDDNSLLQAYLHSTLLALPLLLLLIGIAAWKLVQRGLRPLRHFRRIAGQVSAQDLAHRLPDSGLPVELAELARAINVMLDRLDQGVRQLSQFSDDLAHELRTPIGNLMGKAQVTLARERDGDKYREALEDSVEELTRLNRIINDMLFLAQVSQPQTQVALVPVTLADEVARVSELFAFSAELKGISLHLQGWGTALADRLMFQRALSNLLSNAIRHGPQGKPVAVGIERQGNEIAVWVENQGAGIGQAHLPHLFERFYRAGAGRSRLEGGTGLGLAIVKSIMQLHGGRVEVSSQTEGPTRFTLVFQAE; from the coding sequence GTGAAACGCGCGAGCCTGTCGCTGCGCCTGGGCCTGACCGTCACCCTGCTGGGCGCCGCGCTGGTGCTGCTGCTCGCCACCCTGGCGGTATTCGCCCTCGACCACGAACTGGACAGCCGCGCACGCAAGGACCTGGCGCGCAAGATGCAGCAGGTCGAGCACAACCTGCGGGTCGACCTGCGCAGCGACGACCTGAGCGCCCGCGCCCACCCGCTGCTCGACCTGGTCATGGGCCATGACAACCTCAGCCTCAGCGTGCTGGCGGTCAACGGCCGCCATCCAGCCCTGCTTAGCCTTGGTCCGGCGTTGCCGTCGCAACACTTGCTGAGCCTGGAAGCCGACAACCGGCTGACCTTTCACGCCTGGCGCGACGGCGAGGACAACCAGATCCTCACCGCCAGCCGTCTGATGCGCCTGCGCGACGACACCCCGGTCAAGGTCCTGATGTCGCTCAATCGCAGCGACGACAACAGCCTGTTGCAGGCCTACCTGCACTCGACCTTGCTGGCCCTGCCGCTGTTGCTGCTGCTGATCGGCATCGCCGCCTGGAAGCTGGTGCAACGCGGCCTGCGACCACTGCGGCACTTTCGCCGGATCGCCGGGCAAGTCTCGGCCCAGGACCTGGCACACCGCCTGCCCGACAGTGGCCTGCCAGTGGAGCTGGCCGAGCTGGCCCGGGCCATCAATGTGATGCTCGACCGCCTCGATCAGGGCGTGCGCCAGCTGTCGCAGTTTTCCGACGACCTGGCCCATGAGCTGCGTACGCCGATCGGCAACCTGATGGGCAAGGCCCAGGTTACCCTGGCCCGCGAACGCGATGGCGACAAATACCGCGAAGCACTGGAAGACAGCGTCGAGGAGCTGACTCGGCTCAACCGCATCATCAACGACATGCTGTTCCTCGCCCAGGTCAGCCAGCCACAGACCCAGGTGGCGCTGGTGCCGGTGACGCTGGCCGACGAAGTGGCGCGGGTCAGCGAACTGTTCGCGTTCAGCGCCGAGCTCAAGGGGATTTCCTTGCACTTGCAGGGCTGGGGCACGGCGCTGGCGGACCGCTTGATGTTCCAGCGCGCGCTGTCGAACCTGTTGAGCAATGCAATCCGCCATGGGCCGCAGGGCAAGCCGGTGGCCGTGGGTATCGAGCGCCAGGGCAACGAAATCGCCGTGTGGGTAGAAAACCAAGGCGCGGGGATTGGCCAGGCGCACCTGCCACACCTGTTCGAGCGCTTTTACCGGGCAGGCGCCGGACGTTCACGGCTGGAGGGCGGGACCGGGCTGGGGCTGGCGATCGTCAAGTCGATCATGCAACTGCATGGAGGGCGAGTCGAAGTATCCAGCCAGACCGAAGGGCCGACCCGCTTCACCCTGGTGTTCCAGGCCGAATGA
- a CDS encoding heavy metal response regulator transcription factor, which translates to MRLLIIEDEPRTADYLQQGLRENGYVVDCAHTGTDGLHLARQQPYDLVILDVNLPELDGWSVLQRLRAESSTRIMMLTAHGRLADRVKGLDLGADDYLLKPFEFPELLARIRSLLRRNDQRLQPNTLKVADLELDPGRHRAWRGGQRIDLTAKEFALLHLLMRQSGEVLSRTQIISLVWDMNFDCDTNVVEVSIRRLRAKIDDPFEDKLIHTLRGVGYVLEARV; encoded by the coding sequence ATGCGCCTACTGATCATCGAGGACGAACCCCGCACCGCCGACTACCTGCAGCAAGGCCTGCGCGAGAACGGCTACGTGGTCGATTGCGCCCATACCGGCACCGACGGCCTGCACCTGGCCCGCCAGCAGCCCTACGACCTGGTGATCCTCGACGTCAACCTGCCCGAGCTGGACGGCTGGAGCGTACTGCAACGCCTGCGCGCCGAGTCCTCCACGCGGATCATGATGCTCACCGCCCACGGTCGCCTGGCCGATCGGGTCAAGGGCCTGGACCTGGGCGCCGACGACTACCTGCTCAAGCCCTTCGAGTTCCCCGAGCTGCTGGCGCGCATCCGCAGCCTGCTGCGGCGCAACGACCAACGCCTGCAACCCAACACGCTGAAAGTCGCTGACCTCGAGCTCGACCCCGGCCGCCATCGGGCCTGGCGCGGCGGCCAGCGCATCGACCTGACCGCCAAGGAATTCGCCCTGCTGCACCTGCTGATGCGCCAGAGCGGCGAGGTGCTGTCGCGCACACAGATCATCTCGCTGGTGTGGGACATGAACTTCGACTGCGACACCAATGTGGTGGAGGTGTCGATCCGCCGCCTGCGGGCGAAGATCGACGACCCGTTCGAGGACAAGCTGATCCACACCTTGCGCGGTGTCGGCTATGTGCTCGAGGCCCGCGTGTGA
- the cmoB gene encoding tRNA 5-methoxyuridine(34)/uridine 5-oxyacetic acid(34) synthase CmoB, which produces MIDLSPLVRRLAGTPLATWSLGLQAQLDAKLEKGHGDLDRWRGALEALPRLTPSEIDLVDGLRLDCACDDATRAQVRQALMGLSPWRKGPFELFGVHVDTEWRSDWKWSRVGPHLDLKGKRVLDVGCGNGYYQWRMLGAGADMVIGVDPNWLFFCQFQAVQQYLPELPAWHLPFALEELPANLEGFDTVFSMGVFYHRRSPIEHLLALKDCLVKGGELVLETLVIEGDENQVLVPEDRYAQMRNVWFLPSVPALERWLRRAGFSDVRCVDVSVTSVEEQRSTEWMRYQSLGDFLDPADHAKTIEGLPAPRRATLLARK; this is translated from the coding sequence ATGATCGATCTGTCTCCCCTCGTCCGCCGCCTGGCGGGCACGCCCCTTGCCACCTGGTCCCTGGGCCTGCAGGCGCAACTCGACGCCAAGCTGGAAAAGGGCCACGGTGACCTAGATCGCTGGCGCGGCGCCCTCGAGGCGCTACCACGCCTGACGCCCAGCGAGATCGACCTGGTCGATGGCCTGCGCCTGGACTGCGCCTGCGACGACGCCACCCGCGCGCAGGTACGCCAGGCGCTGATGGGCCTGTCGCCCTGGCGCAAGGGCCCGTTCGAGCTGTTCGGCGTGCATGTCGACACCGAATGGCGCTCGGACTGGAAATGGTCGCGGGTTGGCCCGCACCTGGACCTCAAGGGCAAGCGCGTGCTCGATGTCGGTTGCGGCAATGGCTACTACCAGTGGCGCATGCTCGGCGCCGGCGCCGACATGGTCATCGGTGTCGACCCCAACTGGCTGTTCTTCTGCCAGTTCCAGGCGGTACAGCAGTACCTGCCTGAGCTGCCGGCCTGGCACCTGCCGTTCGCCCTGGAAGAGCTGCCAGCCAACCTCGAAGGCTTCGACACGGTGTTCTCCATGGGCGTGTTCTACCACCGTCGCTCGCCCATCGAGCACCTGCTGGCGCTCAAGGACTGCTTGGTCAAGGGCGGCGAGCTGGTGCTGGAGACCCTGGTGATCGAAGGTGACGAAAACCAGGTGCTGGTGCCCGAAGACCGCTACGCGCAGATGCGCAATGTGTGGTTCCTGCCCTCGGTGCCGGCGCTGGAACGCTGGTTGCGCCGCGCCGGCTTCAGCGATGTGCGCTGCGTCGATGTCAGCGTCACCAGCGTCGAGGAACAACGCAGCACCGAGTGGATGCGCTACCAGTCCCTCGGCGATTTCCTCGACCCCGCCGACCACGCCAAGACCATCGAAGGCCTGCCGGCACCGCGCCGCGCCACGCTGCTGGCGCGCAAATAA
- the cmoA gene encoding carboxy-S-adenosyl-L-methionine synthase CmoA: MSKQPDRLFAQPLEQVPDFVFNEDVVQVFPDMIKRSVPGYPTIVENLGVLAARFAQPHSALYDLGASLGAVSQALRRHVRSDGCRVIAVDNSAAMVERCRQYLTAQDSMFQELLPVQVVEADILSLPFEPASVVAMNFTLQFIAPEQRLELLGRIRQALLPGGALILSEKLRFADDQQQQLLNDLHLDFKRANGYSELEIAQKRSAIEHVMKPDTLETHQQRLRAAGFSKVVPWFQCLNFASLIALP; the protein is encoded by the coding sequence GTGAGCAAACAACCCGACCGCCTATTCGCCCAACCCCTGGAGCAGGTGCCCGACTTCGTCTTCAACGAAGATGTGGTGCAGGTCTTCCCGGACATGATCAAGCGCTCGGTGCCCGGTTACCCGACCATCGTCGAGAACCTTGGCGTGCTGGCCGCGCGCTTCGCCCAACCGCATTCGGCGCTGTACGACCTCGGCGCCTCGCTGGGCGCGGTGAGCCAGGCCCTGCGCCGCCACGTGCGCAGCGACGGCTGCCGGGTGATCGCGGTGGACAACTCCGCGGCCATGGTCGAGCGCTGCCGCCAGTACCTCACCGCCCAGGACTCGATGTTCCAGGAGTTGCTACCGGTGCAGGTGGTCGAAGCCGACATCCTCAGCCTGCCCTTCGAGCCGGCTTCGGTGGTGGCGATGAATTTCACCCTGCAGTTCATCGCCCCCGAACAACGTCTCGAACTGCTCGGGCGCATCCGCCAGGCCCTGTTGCCCGGTGGCGCGCTGATCCTCTCGGAAAAGCTGCGCTTCGCCGACGACCAGCAACAGCAACTGCTCAACGACCTGCACTTGGACTTCAAGCGCGCCAATGGCTACAGCGAACTGGAAATCGCCCAGAAACGCAGCGCCATCGAGCACGTGATGAAGCCCGACACCCTGGAAACCCACCAGCAGCGCCTGCGCGCCGCCGGGTTCTCCAAAGTGGTGCCCTGGTTCCAATGCCTCAACTTCGCCTCGCTGATAGCCCTGCCATGA
- a CDS encoding protease inhibitor I42 family protein — protein MSAPRLLVPLSLALLAACAQQPQRTVELDGESECPKRLVVGQSMTLTLPSNPTTGYRWLVQNPASEILRSLGPEVYSSPEQAGIVGSGGLSTWRFQAKAAGEGHLILVYQQPWAPEVRPVQTFDCAIQVK, from the coding sequence ATGTCCGCCCCTCGTCTACTCGTTCCCCTGAGCCTTGCCCTGCTCGCCGCCTGCGCCCAGCAGCCGCAACGCACCGTCGAACTCGACGGCGAAAGCGAATGCCCCAAGCGCCTGGTCGTCGGCCAAAGCATGACCCTCACCCTGCCCAGCAACCCCACCACCGGCTACCGCTGGCTGGTGCAAAACCCCGCCTCGGAAATCCTGCGCAGCCTCGGCCCCGAGGTGTACAGCTCCCCGGAGCAAGCCGGCATCGTCGGCAGCGGCGGGCTGTCCACCTGGCGCTTCCAGGCCAAGGCCGCGGGCGAGGGCCACCTGATCCTGGTCTACCAGCAGCCCTGGGCCCCGGAAGTGCGCCCGGTGCAGACCTTCGATTGCGCCATCCAGGTGAAGTGA